One window of Nitratidesulfovibrio sp. genomic DNA carries:
- a CDS encoding phosphatidate cytidylyltransferase, producing the protein MTPASPHFQRVVTGTALAALLTVGLAMGGWVLLVMVVAVASLALLEFYTMFWPGNARLPLKAAGMALGAAVLAAGHMDRPWMVLGCIAAAFLVGAVGFLLAWGNGDDDCRFTEGQVLAAGILYVPVLLLPALHFNRWEQLVVVLAAVISDTGAYFIGTWFGKARIWPRVSPKKSWVGSLGGLALCVLACTGVGVAAGTAPWWAFALLGGLLNVASQLGDFFESALKRTLGVKDSGTLLPGHGGLLDRIDSLLFVVPAYAALDSVFPFF; encoded by the coding sequence GTGACCCCGGCATCTCCCCACTTCCAACGCGTCGTCACCGGCACGGCCCTTGCCGCCCTGCTTACCGTGGGCCTTGCCATGGGCGGCTGGGTGCTGCTGGTCATGGTGGTGGCCGTGGCCAGCCTGGCCCTGCTGGAATTCTACACCATGTTCTGGCCCGGCAACGCCCGCCTGCCCCTGAAGGCCGCAGGCATGGCCCTTGGTGCCGCCGTACTGGCGGCAGGCCACATGGACCGCCCGTGGATGGTGCTGGGCTGCATCGCCGCCGCCTTCCTGGTGGGGGCCGTGGGCTTTCTGCTCGCCTGGGGCAACGGCGATGACGACTGCCGCTTCACCGAAGGCCAGGTGCTGGCGGCGGGCATCCTGTACGTGCCCGTGCTGCTGCTGCCCGCCCTGCACTTCAACCGCTGGGAACAGCTGGTGGTCGTGCTGGCCGCCGTCATCTCCGACACCGGCGCCTATTTCATCGGCACCTGGTTCGGCAAGGCCCGCATCTGGCCGCGCGTCAGCCCCAAGAAAAGCTGGGTCGGCAGCCTTGGCGGCCTTGCCCTGTGCGTGCTCGCCTGCACCGGCGTCGGCGTTGCCGCAGGTACCGCCCCGTGGTGGGCCTTTGCCCTGCTGGGCGGCCTGCTGAACGTGGCCTCGCAACTGGGCGACTTTTTCGAATCCGCCCTCAAGCGCACCCTCGGCGTCAAGGATTCCGGCACCCTGCTGCCCGGCCACGGCGGCCTGCTCGACCGCATCGACAGCCTGCTCTTTGTCGTGCCCGCCTATGCTGCCCTGGATTCGGTGTTTCCGTTCTTTTAA
- a CDS encoding pyridoxal-dependent decarboxylase: protein MQRHETLDLEDFEALLHRAATMIADRVERIGPCAEGPVVHPATFDELAALIPSDWPEAGAGAHAVLDDVARCIEPYATRIGHPRFLAWITTSPAPAGTLGDIVCTGLNQAPLSFKGGPAATVLEHVVIGWLARLFGLPEAVGAAGGADGAGGTIVSGGTMANLMGLTVARHTHFPEAATKGLAGIGRTPVLYVSDQGHMSIERSAVLLGLGADNVRAIPSDADNRMDVAALRTAIATDRKAGLAPFCVVAQAGSVTTGAVDPLPEIADICAAEGLWFHVDAAYGGAAMLTEEGRALLAGIDRADSICVDPHKWFFIPLECGVTLFRSRAQQIATFRARASYLGEENPHDLKNTTFILSRANRALKVWFAFRTYGRERLRRIVTRNMELARLFRDLCAASPEWRVLAPVQLSIACARYVPQGDGWTEEQVDRLQVRLLERLEASGEGFLTPAMVRGRAGVRLCVANHRTSEADIRLLFDLMTTLGRELAAQGFQTPQV, encoded by the coding sequence ATGCAACGACACGAGACACTTGACCTGGAAGATTTCGAAGCTCTGCTGCACCGGGCGGCGACCATGATCGCGGACCGGGTGGAGCGCATCGGCCCGTGCGCCGAGGGTCCGGTGGTGCACCCGGCCACGTTCGACGAACTGGCGGCCCTGATTCCGTCCGACTGGCCGGAGGCGGGCGCGGGGGCGCACGCGGTGCTGGACGACGTGGCGCGGTGCATAGAGCCGTACGCCACGCGCATCGGGCATCCGCGCTTTCTGGCATGGATAACCACCAGCCCGGCCCCGGCGGGTACGCTGGGCGACATCGTGTGCACGGGGCTGAACCAGGCACCGCTGTCGTTCAAGGGCGGCCCTGCGGCCACGGTGCTGGAGCACGTGGTCATCGGCTGGCTGGCCCGGCTGTTCGGCCTGCCGGAAGCGGTCGGTGCCGCAGGCGGTGCGGACGGCGCGGGCGGCACCATCGTGTCCGGCGGCACCATGGCCAACCTGATGGGCCTGACCGTGGCGCGGCACACGCACTTTCCGGAGGCGGCCACCAAGGGGCTTGCGGGCATCGGACGCACCCCGGTGCTGTACGTTTCCGACCAGGGGCACATGTCCATCGAGCGTTCCGCGGTGTTGCTGGGCCTGGGCGCGGACAACGTGCGCGCCATCCCGTCCGACGCGGACAACCGCATGGACGTGGCGGCCCTGCGCACGGCCATCGCCACGGACCGGAAGGCGGGCCTGGCCCCGTTCTGCGTGGTGGCCCAGGCCGGCTCGGTGACCACCGGCGCGGTGGACCCGCTGCCGGAGATTGCCGACATATGCGCCGCCGAAGGTTTGTGGTTCCATGTTGACGCGGCTTACGGCGGCGCGGCCATGCTGACGGAAGAAGGCCGCGCGCTGCTGGCTGGCATCGACCGGGCGGACTCCATTTGCGTGGACCCGCACAAATGGTTCTTCATCCCGCTGGAATGCGGGGTGACCCTGTTCCGCAGCAGGGCGCAGCAGATTGCCACGTTCCGGGCGCGCGCCTCGTACCTGGGCGAGGAGAATCCGCACGACCTCAAGAACACCACCTTCATCCTCAGCCGCGCCAACCGCGCGCTGAAGGTGTGGTTTGCCTTCCGCACCTACGGGCGCGAGCGGCTGCGGCGCATCGTGACGCGCAACATGGAACTGGCCCGGCTCTTCCGCGACCTGTGCGCCGCCTCGCCGGAATGGCGGGTGCTGGCCCCGGTGCAACTGTCCATCGCCTGCGCGCGCTACGTGCCGCAGGGCGATGGCTGGACCGAGGAACAGGTGGACCGCTTGCAGGTGCGCCTGTTGGAACGGCTGGAGGCATCGGGCGAAGGGTTCCTGACCCCGGCCATGGTGCGCGGTCGGGCCGGGGTGCGCCTGTGCGTGGCCAATCACCGCACCTCCGAGGCCGACATCCGCCTGCTGTTCGACCTCATGACCACGCTTGGCCGCGAGCTTGCGGCGCAGGGCTTCCAGACCCCGCAGGTTTAG
- the dxr gene encoding 1-deoxy-D-xylulose-5-phosphate reductoisomerase, giving the protein MIRYISRMPDRAWEDHAPRTVALLGSTGSIGTSALKVIEAHPGLLRVAALAGARNVRLLAEQATRHRPAHLGVLDEAGAAELRALLPSGYAPDIHVGPAGYATLAALPDASTVLSAQVGAAGLRATVAAAQAGKVICLANKESLVLAGALIRQICTETGAVVLPVDSEHNAVFQALRVHDALRGGGQAPDVVRRIILTASGGPFRGRDRAFLSTVTREQALNHPNWSMGAKITIDSATLMNKGLEVIEAYHLYGVAPDAIEVVVHPQSIVHSLVEYADGSQIAHLGTPDMRIAIAYCMAWPHCVDTGVAPLDLVRAGSLTFEAPDLSSFPCLALARRALASEARTPGGAGLPVVLNAANEAAVELFLHGCIGFMDIPALIERALDAHQAKPADTTGAADTDPAGAVARANAEIYMPMHDIDHIEALDAATRRRVRHWADAVGTQGTGNA; this is encoded by the coding sequence ATGATCCGCTACATTTCGCGCATGCCGGACCGGGCCTGGGAAGACCATGCGCCGCGCACGGTGGCCCTGCTGGGCAGCACCGGCTCCATCGGCACCAGCGCGCTGAAGGTCATCGAGGCGCATCCCGGCCTGCTCCGTGTTGCCGCGCTGGCCGGTGCGCGCAACGTGCGCCTGCTGGCCGAACAGGCCACCCGCCACCGCCCCGCGCACCTCGGCGTGCTGGACGAGGCGGGCGCGGCAGAACTGCGCGCGCTGCTGCCCTCCGGGTACGCGCCGGACATCCACGTGGGGCCGGCAGGGTACGCCACGCTGGCCGCCCTGCCGGACGCCTCCACGGTGCTGTCCGCCCAGGTGGGGGCCGCCGGGCTGCGGGCCACGGTGGCGGCGGCGCAAGCGGGCAAGGTGATCTGCCTCGCCAACAAGGAATCGCTGGTGCTGGCGGGCGCGCTCATCAGGCAGATTTGTACGGAAACGGGCGCGGTGGTGCTGCCCGTGGATTCGGAACACAACGCCGTGTTCCAGGCCCTGCGCGTGCACGACGCCTTGCGGGGCGGGGGGCAGGCGCCCGATGTCGTGCGCCGGATCATTCTTACCGCGTCGGGCGGCCCGTTCCGGGGGCGCGACCGGGCCTTCCTGTCCACGGTCACCCGCGAGCAGGCCCTGAATCATCCCAACTGGTCCATGGGCGCAAAGATCACCATCGATTCCGCAACGCTGATGAACAAGGGGCTGGAGGTCATCGAGGCCTACCACCTGTACGGGGTGGCCCCGGACGCCATCGAGGTGGTGGTGCACCCGCAGTCCATCGTGCATTCGCTGGTGGAATACGCCGACGGCTCGCAGATCGCCCATCTGGGCACGCCGGACATGCGCATTGCCATTGCCTACTGCATGGCCTGGCCGCACTGCGTGGACACCGGGGTGGCTCCGCTGGACCTGGTGCGGGCGGGCAGCTTGACCTTCGAGGCCCCCGACTTATCCTCTTTCCCGTGCCTTGCGCTGGCGCGACGCGCGCTTGCGAGCGAGGCGCGCACACCCGGCGGGGCGGGCCTGCCCGTGGTGCTCAACGCCGCCAACGAGGCAGCAGTAGAGCTTTTCCTGCACGGGTGCATCGGGTTCATGGACATTCCCGCGCTCATCGAACGGGCGCTGGACGCCCATCAGGCCAAACCGGCAGACACCACCGGAGCGGCAGACACCGATCCGGCAGGCGCGGTGGCTCGCGCCAATGCAGAGATATACATGCCGATGCACGACATCGACCACATAGAGGCGCTCGACGCCGCAACCCGCCGCCGCGTGCGCCACTGGGCAGACGCGGTCGGCACGCAAGGAACGGGTAACGCATGA
- the rseP gene encoding RIP metalloprotease RseP — protein sequence MSSFLSVLLVLGGLIFFHELGHFLIARLFGIGVQTFSLGFGPRLFGWRGGQTDYRLSLVPLGGYVSLVGESDDAELPEGFEKRHSFTLRPAWQRLLVIAAGPVFNLLLAWFIYWGLFWAHGQFQLAPEVGRVQPESPAAIAGVAPGDRILSIGGKPVQWWDDVAGSIVASEGRELAIAIDRNGTALTLNVQPEVRSRKTIFGEDEHTWLIGIQASGRTVSLPLDGTSAMKAGLDQTWRMIVITGQSVQKIFERVVPLDSVGGPIMIAQMVSEQSRQGLDSVLALTALISINLGLLNLLPIPVLDGGHIIFLTMEMVMRRPVNARLREVTSRIGLAFLLALMLLATYNDIVRNLQ from the coding sequence ATGAGCAGCTTCCTTTCGGTCCTCCTGGTCCTTGGCGGCCTGATATTCTTCCACGAACTCGGGCATTTCCTGATAGCACGGCTGTTCGGCATCGGCGTGCAGACCTTTTCGCTGGGCTTTGGCCCGCGCCTGTTCGGCTGGCGCGGCGGCCAGACCGACTACCGGCTGTCGCTGGTGCCGCTGGGCGGCTACGTGTCGCTGGTGGGCGAAAGCGATGACGCGGAACTGCCAGAGGGCTTCGAAAAACGCCACAGCTTCACCCTGCGCCCGGCGTGGCAGCGGCTGCTGGTCATTGCCGCCGGGCCGGTATTCAACCTGCTGCTGGCGTGGTTCATCTACTGGGGGCTGTTCTGGGCGCACGGGCAGTTCCAACTGGCCCCGGAAGTTGGCCGGGTGCAGCCGGAAAGCCCCGCCGCCATCGCGGGCGTGGCCCCCGGTGACCGCATCCTGTCCATCGGCGGCAAGCCCGTGCAGTGGTGGGACGATGTGGCCGGGTCCATCGTGGCCAGCGAGGGCCGCGAACTGGCCATCGCCATCGACCGCAACGGCACGGCCCTGACCCTGAACGTCCAGCCCGAGGTGCGCAGCCGCAAGACCATCTTCGGCGAGGACGAGCACACCTGGCTCATCGGCATCCAGGCATCCGGCCGCACCGTGTCCCTGCCGCTGGACGGCACCTCGGCCATGAAGGCCGGGCTGGACCAGACCTGGCGAATGATCGTCATCACCGGCCAGAGCGTGCAGAAGATCTTCGAGCGGGTGGTGCCGCTGGATTCGGTGGGCGGCCCCATCATGATCGCCCAGATGGTCAGCGAACAGTCGCGCCAGGGGCTGGACAGCGTGCTGGCCCTCACCGCGCTGATCAGCATCAACCTGGGGCTGCTGAACCTGCTGCCCATACCCGTGCTGGACGGCGGGCACATCATCTTCCTAACCATGGAAATGGTCATGCGCCGCCCGGTCAATGCCCGCCTGCGCGAGGTGACCAGCCGCATCGGCCTGGCCTTCCTGCTGGCCCTGATGCTGCTGGCCACCTACAACGACATCGTGCGGAACCTGCAATGA
- the tsaB gene encoding tRNA (adenosine(37)-N6)-threonylcarbamoyltransferase complex dimerization subunit type 1 TsaB: MTQVPPTAGRVVAPDPTAPTGPTGPIGACAQHGAGGITLALNAAESRVQAAALRDGEALFAQEWHVPSQGTELLAPALADAFARMRLSLSDVRRIACVQGPGSFTGLRLVLSTAAGMARALGARQAGLSYTQLLACGPLLPRGAVLWVLTHARRGLVHMQAFRMPGETLDVASTGAPDVAPDAAPDTAAATPPRLPEALTPVEAATLDAAVARIVALQPNIEHAEGKSAAAGCDTDAAVARIVALQPNIEHAEGKSAAAGCDTDAAVARIVALQPNTEHAEGKSAAARFDAAPAVYLMGSGVTRNRAVLAPALAALLPGACFLPSRFDHPAPALLLPLAATATYGPDDVQPLYVRPCDAEENLPAMAAARGMDPEQARLALARLTTAPLADA, translated from the coding sequence ATGACCCAGGTGCCCCCGACGGCGGGGCGAGTCGTGGCCCCCGACCCGACCGCACCCACTGGACCCACTGGCCCCATAGGGGCCTGCGCCCAGCACGGCGCGGGGGGCATCACCCTGGCCCTGAACGCGGCGGAATCGCGCGTGCAGGCCGCCGCCCTGCGCGACGGCGAAGCCCTGTTCGCGCAGGAATGGCACGTACCCTCGCAGGGTACGGAACTGCTGGCCCCGGCCCTGGCCGACGCCTTCGCGCGGATGCGCCTTTCGCTGAGTGACGTGCGGCGCATCGCCTGCGTGCAGGGCCCCGGCAGCTTCACCGGGCTGCGCCTGGTGCTGTCCACGGCGGCGGGCATGGCCCGCGCGCTGGGGGCGCGGCAGGCCGGGTTATCGTACACGCAACTGCTGGCCTGCGGTCCGCTGCTGCCGCGCGGGGCGGTGCTGTGGGTGCTGACCCACGCCCGGCGCGGGCTGGTGCACATGCAGGCCTTCCGCATGCCCGGCGAGACGCTGGACGTCGCCAGCACCGGCGCCCCCGACGTCGCCCCGGACGCTGCTCCGGACACTGCCGCCGCCACGCCCCCCCGCCTGCCCGAAGCCCTGACCCCGGTGGAGGCGGCAACGCTTGACGCCGCCGTGGCCCGAATAGTGGCGCTTCAGCCAAACATAGAACACGCCGAGGGCAAATCGGCGGCGGCCGGATGCGATACTGACGCCGCCGTGGCCCGAATAGTGGCGCTTCAGCCAAACATAGAACACGCCGAGGGCAAATCGGCGGCGGCCGGATGCGATACTGACGCCGCCGTGGCCCGAATAGTGGCGCTTCAGCCAAACACAGAACACGCCGAGGGCAAATCGGCGGCGGCCCGATTCGATGCGGCCCCCGCCGTCTACCTGATGGGCAGCGGGGTCACCCGCAACCGCGCCGTCCTTGCCCCGGCATTGGCCGCGCTGTTGCCGGGGGCCTGCTTTCTGCCCAGCCGGTTCGACCACCCCGCCCCCGCCCTGCTGCTGCCCCTGGCCGCCACGGCCACCTACGGCCCCGATGACGTGCAACCGCTGTACGTGCGCCCCTGCGACGCGGAAGAAAACCTGCCCGCAATGGCCGCCGCGCGCGGCATGGACCCGGAACAGGCCCGGCTGGCACTGGCCCGGCTGACAACAGCCCCGCTCGCCGACGCATAA
- the fliD gene encoding flagellar filament capping protein FliD — MVELASGGVYFSGLGNGTDFTKVIDQLKSIEQIPQKRLTLWKADWQKRQDAFGELRTEIATLKDIVDSMNTMEKFMVKTPSSSNETVASATTDSSVLEGTYKIEVGQLASSSIWTYNTAFADKKTKVNDSGSDQQFVYTYMGKTRSITVPSGTTIDGLKNMINNDPQNPGVKAMLVQNGTGYTFQFRGMDMGSNATLSVGAGTTVTGLPSTAANWTVQANQNAQYRVNGWPATTWLESNSNTLTGAVEGMTITLRDVGTSQISVVTDIEKIKENVVGFVDAMNAVRTKIKELTAVNSSKDVDSPDDASSLYSMQKGSVLTGNYGVQLLATQLKMATADKAAGFEYQYKDGNLLRGDVYSSLSHIGIMTIADSNSPTSGLLEIREEDLGDGLPSLDRALRENPEAVAELFAASGQPQSDSSDFSYYSHVKGVTKAGIYDVTYDVDASGNIVNAFIGGKRANVDNANKQITAMEGDARGLALQIDNLSQGSYSSRMRIKEGKLSGLSSQLEDMLGSDGALKILEDNYQEIMDDIQTKIDKEVDRVTQWERRERLRYSRLEATLARYDALGKSVESQIKSLSTSTSS, encoded by the coding sequence ATGGTTGAACTGGCATCCGGCGGCGTATACTTTTCCGGGCTCGGCAACGGCACGGACTTCACCAAGGTCATCGACCAGTTGAAGTCCATCGAGCAGATTCCGCAAAAGCGCCTTACCCTGTGGAAGGCAGACTGGCAGAAACGCCAGGATGCCTTTGGCGAGTTGCGCACGGAAATCGCCACGCTCAAGGACATCGTGGACTCCATGAACACCATGGAAAAATTCATGGTGAAGACGCCGTCCAGTTCCAACGAAACCGTGGCCAGCGCCACCACCGATTCCAGCGTCCTTGAAGGCACCTACAAGATAGAGGTGGGGCAACTGGCGTCCAGTTCCATCTGGACCTACAACACCGCCTTCGCCGACAAGAAGACCAAGGTCAACGACTCCGGCAGCGACCAGCAGTTCGTCTACACCTACATGGGCAAGACCCGCTCGATCACGGTGCCCAGCGGCACCACCATCGACGGGCTCAAGAACATGATCAACAACGACCCCCAGAACCCCGGGGTAAAGGCCATGCTGGTGCAGAACGGCACCGGCTACACCTTCCAGTTCCGGGGCATGGACATGGGGTCCAACGCCACGCTGTCGGTAGGGGCGGGCACCACCGTCACCGGACTTCCCAGTACGGCCGCCAACTGGACCGTGCAAGCCAACCAGAATGCCCAGTACCGGGTCAACGGCTGGCCCGCCACCACCTGGCTGGAATCGAACTCCAACACGCTGACCGGCGCCGTGGAAGGCATGACCATCACGCTGCGGGACGTGGGCACCTCGCAGATTTCGGTGGTCACCGACATCGAGAAAATCAAGGAAAACGTCGTCGGCTTCGTCGATGCCATGAACGCGGTGCGGACGAAGATCAAGGAACTGACCGCCGTCAACAGTTCCAAGGACGTGGACAGCCCCGACGATGCCTCGTCGCTGTACTCCATGCAAAAGGGTTCCGTCCTGACCGGCAACTACGGCGTGCAGTTGCTGGCCACCCAGCTCAAGATGGCCACGGCGGACAAGGCCGCCGGCTTCGAATACCAGTACAAGGACGGCAACCTGCTGCGCGGCGACGTCTATTCGTCGCTGTCGCACATCGGCATCATGACCATTGCCGACTCCAACAGCCCCACTTCGGGCCTTCTGGAAATCCGGGAAGAAGACCTGGGGGACGGCCTGCCCTCCCTGGACCGGGCGTTGCGCGAAAATCCCGAGGCCGTGGCCGAATTGTTCGCCGCCAGCGGGCAGCCCCAGTCCGACTCGTCCGACTTCAGCTACTACTCGCACGTCAAGGGCGTGACCAAGGCGGGCATCTACGACGTGACCTACGACGTGGATGCCTCGGGCAACATCGTCAACGCCTTCATCGGCGGCAAGCGCGCCAACGTCGACAACGCGAACAAGCAGATCACCGCCATGGAAGGCGACGCCCGAGGCCTGGCGCTGCAAATAGACAACCTGTCGCAGGGCAGCTATTCGAGCCGCATGCGCATCAAGGAAGGCAAGCTGAGCGGACTCAGCAGCCAGCTTGAAGACATGTTGGGCAGCGACGGCGCGCTGAAGATCCTGGAAGACAATTACCAGGAGATCATGGACGACATACAGACCAAGATCGACAAGGAAGTGGACCGCGTCACCCAGTGGGAACGGCGCGAACGGCTGCGCTATTCGCGGCTGGAGGCCACCCTGGCCCGCTACGATGCGCTCGGCAAGTCGGTGGAAAGCCAAATCAAGTCGTTGTCCACTTCAACGTCTTCGTAG
- the fliS gene encoding flagellar export chaperone FliS, giving the protein MQKAAHAYLQTQVTTTTQGELLLLLYDGAIKFLNQAKEKIAERDYAGKGILISKALDIVNELDASLNLEKGGELAQNLHKLYFYCSTRLLNANLKMDVAFIDEVIKILSGLRGAYGQIVNTPEAMAVGASMAANRTPANAAPSRVPLPTAHMPPLGKPAQFGRAHAQAYGQQAPAGDAVPQATTLVSPAQPAQLAVTEQAAQAAAPVVPAPHTAAMAAGVPPTAPDNTADGPAAPDAPDAPGAPVAPDAPQTKGFAPSRMAAANLYRKFAQG; this is encoded by the coding sequence ATGCAGAAGGCCGCACACGCCTACCTTCAGACCCAGGTCACCACGACCACCCAGGGCGAACTGTTGCTCCTGCTGTATGACGGGGCCATCAAGTTCCTGAACCAGGCCAAGGAAAAGATCGCCGAACGCGACTACGCGGGCAAGGGCATCCTGATCTCCAAGGCCCTGGACATCGTCAATGAACTGGACGCCAGCCTGAACCTGGAAAAGGGCGGCGAACTGGCGCAGAACCTGCACAAGCTGTACTTCTACTGCTCCACCCGCCTGCTCAACGCCAACCTGAAGATGGACGTGGCGTTCATCGACGAGGTGATCAAGATCCTGTCCGGCCTGCGCGGCGCCTACGGCCAGATCGTCAACACCCCGGAGGCCATGGCCGTGGGGGCCAGCATGGCGGCCAACCGCACGCCCGCCAACGCCGCGCCTTCGCGCGTGCCGCTGCCCACCGCGCACATGCCGCCGCTGGGCAAGCCCGCGCAGTTCGGTCGCGCCCATGCCCAGGCCTACGGCCAGCAGGCCCCGGCGGGTGATGCCGTGCCGCAGGCGACCACCCTCGTGAGCCCGGCCCAGCCAGCCCAGCTAGCCGTGACGGAGCAGGCCGCGCAGGCAGCCGCCCCCGTCGTCCCGGCGCCACACACAGCGGCGATGGCGGCGGGCGTACCGCCCACGGCCCCTGACAATACCGCCGATGGCCCGGCAGCCCCAGACGCGCCGGACGCACCCGGTGCCCCCGTTGCTCCCGATGCCCCGCAGACGAAGGGATTTGCCCCCAGCCGCATGGCCGCAGCCAACCTGTATCGCAAGTTCGCGCAGGGCTAG
- a CDS encoding glycosyltransferase family 4 protein: MVTAAPHANGPTGAALPGHSDPPEPFARRRVLHVVSSLGLGGTEKVMQLLLTRLDPARFQRAVWSPADGPRAAPLREAGVTTFIGGDLGSVAARFLPHIVHVHRAGWPQPELLRPLRTAFRQAPAAARSPGAGADARLLPTGADAPRRLPAIVETNVFGRHDPSLSGQLIDVTLFVSRFCAERFARVHGIAAEPPRWRVLYNPVDTALFARLTPPPADRDYTRPVLGRLSRPDPGKWSPLALHILPVLRREMPHFRYDVVGGTPDAERYVREHGLTDNVRFLPPLHDDAELAGFFNQLSLLAHANDTGESFGLAIAEAMAAGLPVVTHPCPGLRDNAQLELVEHGVTGLVAETADDYAGAVLHLLRHPGTARRMGEAGRRKAAALFDADMQARALETLYDEVCPPEVTNGEAP, translated from the coding sequence ATGGTCACCGCCGCACCCCACGCCAACGGCCCCACCGGAGCCGCCTTGCCGGGCCATTCCGACCCGCCGGAGCCTTTCGCGCGGCGTCGGGTGTTGCACGTGGTTTCTTCGCTGGGGCTTGGCGGCACCGAAAAGGTCATGCAGTTGCTGCTGACCCGGCTGGACCCGGCCCGTTTTCAGCGCGCGGTGTGGAGCCCCGCCGACGGCCCCCGCGCCGCGCCCCTGCGCGAGGCCGGGGTAACCACCTTCATCGGCGGCGACCTGGGCAGCGTGGCCGCCCGCTTTCTCCCCCACATCGTGCACGTGCACCGTGCGGGCTGGCCCCAGCCGGAACTGCTGCGCCCCCTGCGCACGGCCTTCCGTCAGGCACCTGCCGCCGCGCGCTCTCCGGGCGCGGGCGCTGACGCGCGTCTTCTCCCCACGGGCGCTGACGCGCCTCGGCGCCTGCCCGCCATCGTGGAAACCAACGTCTTCGGACGGCACGACCCCTCCCTGTCGGGGCAGCTCATCGACGTCACCCTGTTCGTCTCGCGCTTCTGCGCAGAACGCTTCGCCCGCGTGCACGGCATCGCCGCCGAGCCCCCGCGCTGGCGGGTGCTGTACAACCCCGTGGACACCGCCCTGTTCGCCCGGCTGACCCCGCCGCCCGCCGATCGCGACTACACCCGCCCCGTGCTGGGCCGCCTGTCCCGGCCAGACCCCGGCAAGTGGTCGCCACTGGCCCTGCACATCCTGCCCGTGCTGCGCCGCGAGATGCCCCACTTCCGCTACGACGTCGTCGGCGGCACCCCGGACGCGGAACGCTACGTGCGCGAGCACGGCCTGACGGACAACGTGCGCTTTCTGCCGCCGCTGCACGACGATGCGGAACTTGCCGGTTTCTTCAACCAGCTTTCCCTGCTGGCCCACGCCAACGACACCGGCGAAAGCTTCGGGCTGGCCATAGCAGAGGCCATGGCCGCCGGACTGCCGGTGGTTACCCACCCCTGCCCCGGCCTGCGCGACAACGCCCAACTGGAACTGGTGGAGCATGGGGTCACCGGGCTGGTGGCCGAAACGGCGGACGACTACGCCGGGGCCGTGCTGCACCTCTTGCGCCACCCCGGTACCGCCCGGCGCATGGGCGAGGCGGGACGGCGCAAGGCCGCCGCGCTGTTCGACGCCGACATGCAGGCCCGCGCGCTGGAAACGTTGTATGACGAAGTGTGCCCGCCGGAAGTGACGAACGGGGAGGCCCCGTGA